In Tsuneonella amylolytica, one genomic interval encodes:
- a CDS encoding conjugal transfer protein TraG N-terminal domain-containing protein yields MVEIFTVGGGEYIVNVLNAVAAWTGAGGYKSLIQVALVMGMALAVVVLAFNQDWRAWLNWFLGATLIYMCLMVPRMDVHVTDRVNPSLAPAAVANVPLGLALMASFTSQAGDYLTRSAELVFGLPDDLNYSKNGMIYGARLLEATRSLRINDPEFAANFDEHVRQCVFYDILLGRYSMKELSQSSDIWATIAPGSAARAQKFVTRQSDDSVTASIVTCREAYTALSNQWAGLIDEMTRVAGRQLYPRQTEALARAKLLADLPVAYQYLSGVTQSASAIFRQVLTINAMNQAMHGFAGASGTTSVDVFAQTRADIQTERTYSSIAHNAMKWVPILNIVLTVVFYALFPVLFPLFLMPRSGPLALRGYVTGFFYLAAWGPLFVILHMILMFKGASDVAAASGSTGLSLATFGGMSDVNSDIGVLAGYLIASVPFLAGGVAKGAMAISTQATSYLNPSQNAAEEAAREASTGNVSLGNSNIDNSSVFSRQFAQGSLAPNIAYGAGQTRSFGDSGTQTTSFPGAEFAHVPTSSYPFSPTLGQDFSGRLSTMASQSRGQSETFSNLAQQSTSSAVTRFNEIRDAYTRSRSNESVSGTSNSDSIGSAFSEVDNASRTLQQQFGLSRRAADDISVSWFLNGDAGLGLKGERGAGSATLGVRGGRNQSWTDSDIGIASEDRSRLLGALRQISESQSWSTTREGFLRETNSSSEALVSSSASGLTTSLTEAQSYTVEARRAEELASRLENQASWYESATAAGSLNLSQAYREWGMAEIEANRDYYGPVHFDDIEFQMSAQGQQLQARFVESYADQLHGEIADELVLPPYSPVSRPDVSSQGDVRGSVMLGVSPSTLSDLSGEGEEIEREVERAQTRGSQRLDRVTDYLDGRTRDARGASEEAADQVKKW; encoded by the coding sequence GTGCACGTCACCGACCGCGTCAACCCAAGCCTCGCTCCGGCCGCGGTCGCCAACGTCCCGCTCGGCTTGGCGCTTATGGCGAGCTTCACCAGCCAGGCCGGCGACTATCTCACCCGTTCGGCCGAGCTCGTCTTCGGCCTGCCGGACGATCTCAACTATTCGAAGAACGGCATGATCTACGGCGCGCGGCTGCTCGAGGCGACGCGCTCCCTGCGCATCAACGATCCCGAGTTCGCCGCCAATTTTGACGAGCATGTCCGGCAATGCGTGTTCTATGACATCCTGCTCGGCCGCTATTCGATGAAGGAGTTGTCGCAGAGCAGTGACATCTGGGCGACCATCGCGCCGGGCAGCGCGGCGCGCGCGCAGAAGTTCGTAACCCGACAAAGCGACGACAGCGTCACCGCCTCGATCGTCACCTGCCGCGAAGCCTATACGGCGCTCTCGAACCAGTGGGCGGGTCTCATCGACGAGATGACGCGGGTCGCGGGCCGCCAGCTCTACCCCCGCCAGACCGAGGCGCTCGCCAGGGCCAAGCTGCTGGCCGATCTGCCGGTCGCCTATCAATATCTGAGCGGCGTCACGCAAAGCGCGAGCGCGATCTTCCGCCAGGTCCTCACCATCAATGCGATGAATCAGGCGATGCACGGCTTTGCCGGCGCCAGCGGCACGACCAGCGTCGATGTCTTCGCCCAGACCCGCGCCGACATCCAGACCGAGCGGACCTATTCCTCGATCGCGCACAATGCCATGAAATGGGTGCCGATCCTCAACATCGTGCTGACCGTGGTTTTCTACGCGCTGTTCCCGGTGCTCTTCCCGCTGTTCCTGATGCCCAGGAGCGGCCCGTTGGCCCTCAGAGGCTACGTCACCGGCTTCTTCTATCTTGCCGCCTGGGGACCGCTGTTCGTCATCCTGCACATGATCCTGATGTTCAAGGGCGCGAGCGACGTCGCCGCAGCGAGCGGCAGCACCGGGCTCAGCCTGGCGACCTTTGGCGGAATGAGCGACGTCAACAGCGATATCGGCGTGCTCGCCGGATATCTCATCGCCTCGGTGCCGTTCCTCGCCGGCGGCGTAGCCAAGGGCGCTATGGCCATCTCCACCCAGGCGACCTCCTACCTCAATCCGAGCCAGAACGCGGCCGAGGAAGCCGCACGCGAGGCGAGCACGGGCAATGTCTCGCTCGGCAATTCGAACATCGACAATTCGAGCGTGTTCTCGCGCCAGTTCGCGCAAGGCAGCCTTGCGCCCAACATCGCCTATGGCGCGGGCCAGACGCGCAGCTTCGGTGACAGCGGCACACAGACCACCAGCTTCCCCGGTGCCGAGTTCGCGCATGTGCCAACCTCGAGCTATCCGTTCAGCCCGACGCTGGGACAGGATTTCAGCGGCAGGCTCTCGACCATGGCGAGCCAGAGCCGCGGGCAGAGCGAGACCTTCTCCAACCTCGCCCAGCAATCGACCAGCTCGGCTGTCACACGGTTTAACGAGATCCGCGATGCGTACACGCGCTCGCGCTCGAACGAGAGCGTCAGCGGTACCTCCAACAGCGACAGCATCGGCAGCGCATTCAGCGAGGTCGACAACGCATCGCGGACGCTTCAGCAGCAATTCGGTCTGTCGCGCCGCGCCGCAGATGACATCAGTGTCTCGTGGTTCCTCAATGGCGATGCGGGGCTTGGCCTGAAGGGTGAACGCGGTGCGGGATCCGCAACACTGGGAGTGAGAGGTGGGCGCAACCAGAGCTGGACCGACAGCGACATCGGGATCGCGTCGGAGGACCGGTCACGGCTGCTCGGCGCGCTCAGGCAGATCTCCGAGAGCCAGAGCTGGTCGACCACGCGCGAGGGCTTCCTGCGCGAGACAAATTCGAGCTCGGAAGCGCTGGTCTCGAGCAGTGCCTCGGGCCTCACCACCTCGCTCACCGAGGCGCAGAGCTACACCGTCGAAGCACGCCGCGCCGAAGAGCTTGCCAGCCGTCTGGAGAATCAGGCGAGCTGGTACGAAAGCGCCACTGCGGCGGGATCGCTCAATCTCAGCCAGGCCTACCGCGAATGGGGCATGGCCGAGATTGAGGCCAATCGAGACTATTACGGCCCGGTGCACTTCGATGACATCGAGTTCCAGATGAGCGCGCAAGGGCAGCAGTTGCAGGCGCGCTTCGTCGAAAGCTATGCGGATCAGCTGCATGGCGAAATCGCCGACGAGCTTGTCCTGCCTCCTTATTCGCCGGTCTCACGCCCAGATGTGAGTTCACAAGGCGATGTCCGCGGTTCGGTAATGCTCGGAGTGTCTCCAAGTACGCTGTCAGACTTGTCCGGAGAGGGCGAGGAGATTGAACGTGAAGTCGAGCGAGCACAAACTCGCGGTTCTCAGCGACTGGATCGTGTTACTGACTATCTAGACGGTCGCACCCGTGATGCTCGGGGGGCCTCAGAAGAAGCGGCTGACCAGGTCAAGAAATGGTGA